From a single Rhodococcus qingshengii JCM 15477 genomic region:
- the rpmG gene encoding 50S ribosomal protein L33 has translation MASSTDVRPKITLACEVCKHRNYITKKNRRNDPDRLELKKFCPNCGTHQSHRESK, from the coding sequence GTGGCCTCCTCGACCGACGTTCGGCCCAAGATCACCTTGGCCTGCGAGGTATGCAAGCACCGCAACTACATCACCAAGAAGAATCGGCGCAACGACCCCGATCGCCTGGAGCTCAAGAAGTTCTGCCCCAACTGCGGAACCCACCAGTCGCATCGCGAGTCGAAGTAG